The following coding sequences lie in one Phragmites australis chromosome 8, lpPhrAust1.1, whole genome shotgun sequence genomic window:
- the LOC133926499 gene encoding blue copper protein-like produces the protein MEASRPGAALVAAAVLALLVLVPEASRAERFVVGDAARWTWGYNYTDWVIKKGPFFQNDSLVFMYNPPNATVHAHSVYLMRNAADYQSCNLKAAKLVAGVMQGAGSGFEFVLKKRRPHYFVCGERGGLHCTMGQMKFIVKPKSSACRDD, from the exons ATGGAGGCGAGTCGTCCTGGCGCAGCGCTGGTGGCCGCGGCCGTCCTGGCGCTGCTGGTGCTCGTGCCCGAGGCGTCCCGCGCGGAGCGGTTCGTCGTCGGGGACGCGGCGCGGTGGACCTGGGGGTACAACTACACGGACTGGGTGATCAAGAAGGGCCCCTTCTTCCAGAACGACAGCCTCG TTTTCATGTACAACCCGCCGAACGCGACGGTGCACGCGCACAGCGTGTACCTCATGCGCAACGCGGCGGACTACCAGTCCTGTAACCTCAAGGCGGCCAAGCTGGTGGCCGGCGTCATGCAGGGCGCCGGCTCGGGCTTCGAGTTCGTGCTCAAGAAGCGCAGGCCACACTACTTCGTCTGCGGCGAACGCGGCGGACTCCACTGCACCATGGGGCAGATGAAGTTCATCGTGAAGCCCAAGAGCTCTGCATGCCGTGACGACTGA
- the LOC133926498 gene encoding pentatricopeptide repeat-containing protein At5g18475 yields the protein MKPPSAATKPPLPWISPLQYRNPARAAPPSPPPPPPPSPPPPPRYLHHPELARLIASSHSAQRALDLFNAAASQRGFSHTPATFSALLVRLARARLPHAAAAVLRRAASEPCRFQEPQFLPLVRLLPPDRALTLLRLLPTLLRQSRVSHKALAVCLDRLVSSHRPDVLTELLLDLRDPRNKYLPKPNTCVYNILIKHYVKNGELETAFKVLDEMREYTCADVRPNLITYSTLIGGLCRGGKMKEAFDLFEEMIEKDRIVPDQLTYNVIIDGFCRLGQLEKAHAIFGFMRRNECEPNAFNYATLINGHCKKGEVEAARVVFEEMRSAGVEPDAVSYTALIGCLCRHGSVDEGINLVLEMKEKGCRADVVTYNLVIEGLCKDGRMVEAMDLLESVPLEGVRLNVASYRIVMNCLCSRWEMDKAVGLLGLMLGRGFLPHYAASNNLLIGLCDVGRVADAMVALYGLADMGFMPGASCWERLIEAVCRERKQRRSIELLDVLIGEG from the coding sequence ATGAAACCCCCGTCCGCGGCCACCAAGCCTCCGCTCCCGTGGATCTCCCCACTCCAGTACCGCAACCCCGCCCGCGCGGCGCcgccctcccctcctcctcctccgccgccctccccgccgccgccgccgcgctacCTCCACCACCCGGAGCTGGCCCGCCTCATCGCCTCCTCCCACTCCGCGCAGCGCGCGCTCGACCTCTTCAACGCCGCCGCCTCTCAGCGCGGGTTCTCCCACACCCCCGCCACCTTCTCCGCGCTCCTCGTCCGCCTCGCTCGCGCGCGCCTAccgcacgccgccgccgccgtcctccgccgcgccgcctccgAGCCCTGCAGGTTCCAGGAGCCGCAGTTCCTGCCGCTCGTTCGCCTCCTCCCACCCGACCGCGCGCTCactctcctccgcctcctccccacGCTGCTCCGCCAGAGCCGCGTCTCGCACAAGGCCCTCGCCGTCTGCCTCGACCGCCTCGTCTCCTCCCACCGGCCCGACGTCCTCACCGAACTGCTACTCGACCTGCGCGACCCCCGCAACAAGTACCTTCCCAAGCCCAATACCTGCGTCTACAACATCCTCATCAAGCACTACGTCAAAAACGGCGAATTGGAGACCGCGTTCAAAGTGCTCGACGAAATGCGTGAGTACACCTGCGCGGATGTGAGGCCAAACTTGATCACCTATTCAACCTTGATCGGTGGGCTCTGTCGTGGGGGTAAGATGAAGGAAGCATTTGACCTATTTGAGGAGATGATCGAGAAGGACCGCATCGTGCCAGATCAGCTGACCTACAATGTGATCATCGACGGATTCTGTAGGCTGGGGCAGCTGGAGAAGGCACATGCAATCTTTGGATTTATGAGGAGGAATGAGTGCGAGCCAAATGCTTTCAACTACGCCACTCTGATTAATGGACACTGCAAGAAAGGGGAAGTTGAGGCCGCGAGGGTGGTGTTCGAGGAAATGAGAAGTGCTGGTGTGGAGCCAGATGCTGTCAGCTACACGGCACTGATTGGTTGCCTTTGTAGGCATGGGAGCGTGGATGAGGGCATCAATCTTGTTCtggagatgaaggagaagggGTGTAGGGCTGATGTTGTCACATACAATCTGGTGATCGAGGGGCTGTGTAAAGATGGGCGGATGGTGGAGGCGATGGACCTGCTTGAGAGCGTGCCACTGGAAGGAGTTCGGTTGAATGTCGCGAGCTATCGGATTGTTATGAATTGCTTGTGCTCCCGTTGGGAGATGGATAAGGCGGTTGGCTTGCTGGGGCTGATGCTTGGACGAGGGTTTTTACCGCACTATGCAGCCTCAAACAACCTGTTGATTGGTCTGTGTGATGTCGGACGAGTAGCGGATGCGATGGTCGCATTGTATGGATTGGCTGATATGGGGTTCATGCCAGGGGCCAGTTGTTGGGAAAGGCTTATCGAGGCTGTGTGCCGGGAGAGAAAGCAAAGGAGATCTATTGAGCTGCTGGATGTCTTGATTGGTGAAGGTTGA